The following proteins are encoded in a genomic region of Channa argus isolate prfri chromosome 3, Channa argus male v1.0, whole genome shotgun sequence:
- the exosc9 gene encoding exosome complex component RRP45 isoform X2 has translation MAQVSCELVAPKENRPNEGIMFFNIELSPMASPGFEQGRQSELSVKLNRQLERCLRNSKCIDTESLCVVSGEKVWQIRVDVHMLNHDGNLMDAASIAAITALCHFRRPDVSINGDEVTVYSPEERDPIPLSIYHMPISVSFSFFQQGTYLLVDPCEREERVMDGLLMIAMNKHREICSIQSSGGIMLLKEQVMRCSKIASVKVSEITELISKALENDRKARKAGEKCGFAESMPQERITALKTDETPVEMTDVTERANEIIQKAEPPLQTIPSLLVPAPGVGQVGQGLQNTWGLEEEEEEEEDDEDENSGEEQKEQTKMMEEEHDEKEESREGHVVQLSDSEEEEVVILHPETPNKTPKNAGSATHQKGATKSKRRQKK, from the exons ATGGCCCAAGTGTCCTGTGAGCTGGTGGCTCCTAAAGAGAATCGTCCAAATGAGGGAATCATGTTCTTCAACATAGAGCTGTCGCCAATGGCCTCGCCAGGATTCGAACAGGGCAG ACAGTCTGAATTGTCAGTGAAGCTAAACAGACAGCTGGAGAGATGCTTAAGGAATTCCAAGTGCATTGATACAGAGTCCCTGTGTGTGGTGTCTGGAGAAAAG gttTGGCAGATCCGAGTGGATGTTCACATGTTGAATCACGATGGGAACCTGATGGACGCCGCCAGCATAGCCGCCATCACTGCTCTGTGCCATTTCAGACGCCCTGATGTCAGCATCAACGGAGATGAAGTTACAGTG TACAGTCCAGAGGAGAGAGACCCTATTCCCTTGAGCATCTACCACATGCCCATCAGTGTCAGCTTCTCCTTCTTTCAGCAAGG AACCTATCTGCTGGTGGATCCCTGCGAACGGGAGGAGCGAGTGATGGATGGCTTGCTGATGATCGCcatgaacaaacacagagaaatctGCTCCATCCAGTCCAGCGGAGGGATCATGCTCCTTAAAGAGCAG GTTATGAGATGCAGTAAAATAGCCAGCGTCAAAGTGTCTGAAATCACAGAGCTCATCAGTAAAGCCCTGGAGAATGACAGGAAAGCCAG AAAGGCAGGTGAAAAGTGTGGTTTTGCAGAGTCTATGCCCCAGGAGCGAATCACAGCTCTGAAAACAGATGAGACTCCAGTGGAGATGACCGATGTGACCGAAAGAGCCAATGAGATCATTCAAAAAGCAGAGCCCCCGCTTCAGAC GATTCCTTCTCTGCTGGTGCCTGCTCCTGGTGTGGGTCAGGTAGGGCAGGGACTGCAAAACACCTGGGgcttggaggaggaggaggaggaggaggaggatgacgaggatgaaaacagtggtgaagaACAAAAGGAGCAAACAAAAATGATGGAGGAGGAACACGATGAAAAGGAGGAGAGCAGAGAAG GACATGTGGTTCAGTTATCTGacagtgaagaggaggaggtggtcaTTCTCCATCCAGAGACACCAAACAAAACTCCTAA AAATGCAGGTTCAGCTACACACCAGAAGGGTGCAACAAAGTCCAAGAGAAGACAGAAGAAATGA